One Festucalex cinctus isolate MCC-2025b chromosome 1, RoL_Fcin_1.0, whole genome shotgun sequence genomic region harbors:
- the LOC144015821 gene encoding uncharacterized protein LOC144015821 — MLTDAHCTFLSLRIRGSTQRPPEWRADRHHSARYRTQENPLPHGLELNQHRTVPQPRPSQGHPQFAQEYHPVADQQNFPVSTGKLQGPPEVQPRRRVSADQIYAAHKEARLETRQASKEEVHTEGLLKSRKAVLPSEIRRREKTADEPQRVPSKHVEWQISSPEQKIMSRGVEEDWHSPRERRRERNTEKIRERGRHRHSGHETHEDRVLRPVHPENTNQPESLVLQMETRRGVEEDLHRQHQYNSSKKPQEPKREHQSRQEARLKRVEDIRQYEPQRQQELQWSDSAVYLQKGSSLPQAKHKSSEAGGGPKPKTRTRSMSDIGISQHSVMYRRERAAETSVRPVPPSGMANGETGTLDTRVSVAQLRHSYLENANRKPDL, encoded by the coding sequence ATGCTTACTGATGCCCATTGTACATTCCTATCCCTAAGAATCAGAGGCAGTACACAGAGACCTCCTGAGTGGCGTGCAGACAGACACCACAGTGCCAGATACCGGACTCAGGAGAACCCACTCCCACATGGCCTGGAACTCAACCAGCATAGAACTGTTCCTCAGCCTCGCCCCAGTCAAGGTCACCCTCAGTTTGCTCAAGAGTATCACCCTGTCGCTGACCAGCAAAACTTCCCCGTGTCTACCGGAAAACTCCAGGGTCCCCCAGAGGTTCAACCACGAAGGCGAGTGAGCGCCGACCAAATATACGCAGCCCACAAGGAGGCGAGGTTGGAGACCCGGCAAGCCTCCAAAGAAGAAGTCCACACGGAAGGTTTGTTGAAGAGCCGAAAAGCAGTGCTGCCGTCTGAGATCCGCAGACGGGAAAAGACGGCGGATGAACCTCAGAGAGTTCCCAGCAAACATGTAGAGTGGCAAATCTCCAGCCCAGAACAGAAGATAATGAGTCGAGGAGTGGAGGAGGACTGGCATTCACCCAGAGAGCGAAGGCGGGAGAGGAACACAGAGAAGATCCGAGAGCGAGGGAGGCATCGTCACTCAGGTCATGAGACTCATGAGGACAGAGTGTTAAGACCTGTGCATCCGGAGAATACCAACCAACCAGAGTCACTCGTGCTTCAGATGGAAACCAGAAGGGGTGTTGAAGAAGATCTTCACAGACAACATCAGTACAACTCCTCAAAGAAACCCCAGGAGCCCAAAAGAGAACACCAGTCAAGACAAGAAGCTCGTTTGAAGAGAGTGGAGGACATTCGACAATATGAACCTCAAAGGCAGCAAGAATTGCAGTGGAGTGACTCTGCCGTTTACCTTCAGAAGGGTTCTTCGTTACCTCAGGCCAAGCACAAAAGTTCAGAGGCAGGCGGAGGGCCCAAACCCAAGACACGAACCCGCTCCATGTCAGATATCGGTATCAGCCAGCATTCTGTCATGTACCGGAGGGAGAGGGCTGCCGAGACTTCCGTTAGGCCTGTGCCTCCATCAGGGATGGCTAATGGCGAGACGGGAACCTTGGATACTCGGGTATCGGTGGCCCAGCTGCGACACTCTTACTTGGAGAACGCCAACAGAAAGCCTGACTTGTAG